Proteins from a single region of Haloterrigena alkaliphila:
- a CDS encoding alpha/beta fold hydrolase, producing MVDSDDFDALEHGLARVNGVKLHYVTAGEGPPLVLLHGWPQTWYEWREVIPDLAAEYTVIAPDLRGLGDSEAPLSGYDKDTVATDVRELVHDLGFGDEPIALVGHDWGMPTAYAYAAQYRDEVDALCVLEAGLPGVREDEKRHLWHTRFHGVRDLPERLVAGREELYLSWFYKEGAYDPSAIDEDARDEYVRCYSQAGGLRGGFEYYRAYDEDAENNGAHAADPLEMPVLALGGAASFRTLPIEDMETVATDVEGEVVERAGHWIPEERPDYFVERLTTFLEDVT from the coding sequence ATGGTCGACTCGGACGACTTCGACGCTCTCGAGCACGGGCTGGCGCGGGTCAACGGCGTCAAACTGCACTACGTGACCGCCGGCGAGGGGCCGCCGCTGGTCTTGCTCCACGGCTGGCCCCAGACCTGGTACGAGTGGCGCGAGGTGATCCCCGACCTCGCCGCCGAGTACACCGTCATCGCCCCGGACCTGCGGGGGCTGGGTGACTCGGAGGCGCCGCTATCGGGCTACGACAAGGACACCGTCGCGACCGACGTGCGCGAACTCGTTCACGACCTCGGGTTCGGCGACGAGCCGATCGCGCTCGTCGGCCACGACTGGGGGATGCCGACGGCCTACGCCTACGCCGCCCAGTACCGCGACGAGGTCGACGCCCTCTGCGTCCTCGAGGCGGGGCTCCCGGGCGTCCGCGAGGACGAGAAACGCCACCTCTGGCACACGCGCTTTCACGGCGTTCGCGACCTGCCGGAGCGGCTGGTCGCCGGCCGCGAAGAACTCTACCTCTCGTGGTTCTACAAGGAGGGCGCCTACGATCCCTCGGCGATCGACGAGGACGCCCGCGACGAGTACGTCCGCTGTTACTCCCAGGCCGGGGGCCTACGCGGTGGGTTCGAGTACTACCGCGCCTACGACGAGGACGCCGAGAATAACGGTGCGCACGCCGCGGACCCGCTCGAGATGCCCGTCCTCGCGCTCGGTGGCGCGGCGTCCTTCCGAACGCTGCCGATCGAAGACATGGAAACCGTCGCCACCGATGTCGAGGGTGAGGTCGTCGAGCGAGCCGGCCACTGGATCCCCGAGGAGCGCCCCGACTACTTCGTCGAGCGGTTGACGACGTTTCTCGAGGACGTGACGTAA
- a CDS encoding helix-hairpin-helix domain-containing protein, protein MGFLSNIRKMKRTADKVSRTAKKIDRSAQDHRKKTLKAKFYQGQISASEFESEFSGQNAGIKVILEDVNGVGESTSQAIAQEYENLADLEGTDRERLESVRGVGPSTADAVLDLIR, encoded by the coding sequence ATGGGGTTCCTTAGCAACATCCGCAAGATGAAACGGACAGCGGATAAGGTATCCAGAACGGCCAAGAAAATAGATAGAAGCGCTCAAGATCATAGAAAGAAGACTCTCAAGGCGAAATTTTACCAAGGACAAATCAGTGCATCTGAGTTCGAAAGCGAATTCTCTGGCCAGAACGCGGGCATCAAAGTCATACTTGAGGATGTCAATGGTGTCGGCGAATCCACGAGTCAAGCAATTGCCCAAGAGTACGAGAATCTCGCCGACTTAGAAGGAACTGATCGTGAACGACTCGAGTCCGTCCGCGGAGTTGGTCCAAGTACGGCTGATGCAGTTCTTGATCTGATTCGGTGA
- a CDS encoding DUF5814 domain-containing protein produces MAITDKIYVKNHRQLSSQLETNIPKGAFKGATLDVLFQGQGLEKLDDATRDRVLDFAEDFLDCDCDDNPYCGCAERKFMEYLLELRAEGLGPDAIVDVMTDDYMVYAYSGDVLSFLDNAVRTLEAAEGLARVDGQDEKYDEIRQAKQNLAR; encoded by the coding sequence GTGGCCATCACCGACAAAATCTACGTCAAAAACCACCGCCAGCTCAGCTCCCAGCTCGAGACGAACATCCCGAAGGGCGCGTTCAAGGGAGCGACGCTGGACGTGCTCTTCCAGGGACAGGGCCTCGAGAAGCTCGACGACGCCACCCGGGACCGCGTCCTCGACTTCGCGGAGGACTTCCTGGATTGCGACTGCGACGACAACCCCTACTGCGGCTGTGCGGAGCGGAAGTTCATGGAGTACCTGCTCGAGTTGCGCGCGGAGGGGCTGGGGCCGGACGCCATCGTCGACGTGATGACCGACGACTACATGGTCTACGCCTACTCCGGCGACGTCCTCTCGTTTCTGGACAACGCCGTCCGGACGCTCGAGGCGGCCGAGGGGCTGGCTCGAGTCGATGGTCAGGACGAGAAGTACGACGAGATCCGACAGGCGAAGCAGAATCTGGCTCGATAA
- a CDS encoding ribbon-helix-helix protein, CopG family has translation MGNKNKTISFRVNEDAFDALQDIAEERDISLSAVFRDYVDQLVEHDGQVQVVPEEELEAMGSGDDGEQTFPPTVEVPKSFIREHERLELEADHLREQLDEYKGYVNDLQDRLEDEEDEVLLLDDLDEEDESYQLR, from the coding sequence ATGGGCAACAAGAACAAGACGATCTCGTTTCGCGTGAACGAGGACGCGTTCGACGCGCTCCAGGATATCGCCGAAGAACGCGACATCTCGTTGTCCGCCGTCTTCCGGGACTACGTCGACCAGCTCGTCGAACACGACGGACAGGTCCAGGTCGTCCCCGAGGAGGAACTCGAGGCGATGGGGAGCGGCGACGACGGAGAGCAGACGTTCCCGCCGACCGTCGAGGTCCCCAAGAGCTTCATTCGCGAACACGAGCGCCTCGAACTCGAGGCCGACCACCTCCGGGAGCAACTCGACGAGTACAAGGGCTACGTCAACGACCTGCAGGACCGACTCGAGGACGAGGAGGACGAGGTCCTGCTGCTCGACGATCTGGACGAGGAGGACGAATCGTACCAGTTGCGATAA
- a CDS encoding VOC family protein: MLTDTPGLHHVTGLVGDPQEAIDFYAGVLGLRLVAQTVNFEDILQHHLYFGDAAGTPGTVLTHFPDPHAEPGRVGKPQVAAVAFAVPEGCLEFWRDRLTDHGIAIEGPLERFDERLLRFEDPVGTRLELVAVPSDAPVSTASTGTEPWTEGPIPDDAAIRALHGVATLSGNPYATAGMLETLGFEYEAERDDRIRYRAAGDRATVVDVLDRDAPFGREGPGTLHHVAVRVEREDDLHRWRDLFDERGHDVSRVKDRHFFHSLYVREPGGVLFELATETDSVAASGPTGGPGESLHLPDWFERDRDLIESQLPALTVPTGSKRSDGDTKDATTDDSTTDDATVDADR, translated from the coding sequence ATGCTCACCGACACGCCGGGCCTCCACCACGTCACGGGACTGGTCGGGGACCCACAGGAGGCGATCGATTTCTACGCGGGCGTGCTCGGTCTCCGACTCGTCGCGCAGACGGTGAACTTCGAGGATATCCTGCAGCACCACCTCTACTTCGGCGACGCGGCCGGCACCCCGGGAACGGTGCTGACCCACTTTCCCGACCCCCACGCCGAACCGGGTCGGGTCGGCAAACCGCAGGTCGCCGCGGTCGCGTTCGCCGTCCCCGAGGGGTGCCTCGAGTTCTGGCGAGACCGACTCACCGATCACGGAATCGCCATCGAGGGGCCGCTCGAGCGCTTCGACGAGCGCCTCCTGCGGTTCGAGGACCCCGTTGGGACGCGACTGGAACTCGTTGCTGTCCCATCCGACGCGCCGGTGTCGACCGCCTCGACCGGCACCGAGCCCTGGACCGAGGGGCCGATTCCCGACGACGCGGCGATCCGCGCGCTCCACGGCGTTGCGACGCTGTCGGGCAACCCCTACGCGACCGCTGGAATGCTCGAGACGCTGGGGTTCGAGTACGAGGCGGAACGCGACGACCGGATCCGGTACCGGGCCGCGGGGGACCGCGCCACCGTCGTCGACGTCCTCGACCGGGACGCCCCGTTCGGTCGCGAAGGCCCCGGCACCCTGCATCACGTCGCGGTCCGCGTCGAGCGCGAGGACGACCTCCACAGGTGGCGCGACCTGTTCGACGAGCGCGGTCACGACGTCTCGCGAGTGAAGGATCGGCACTTCTTCCACTCGCTGTACGTCCGCGAACCGGGCGGCGTCCTCTTCGAACTCGCGACCGAGACTGACAGCGTCGCCGCCAGCGGCCCAACGGGCGGCCCCGGCGAGTCGCTCCACCTCCCCGACTGGTTCGAACGGGACCGGGACCTGATCGAGAGCCAACTGCCGGCGCTGACGGTTCCGACGGGCTCGAAGCGTTCCGATGGCGACACCAAAGACGCGACTACCGACGACTCGACTACCGACGACGCGACTGTCGACGCCGACCGATGA
- a CDS encoding alpha/beta hydrolase, translating into MTRTDSGRPMESVSGPHAGQPLLTAGAPALGAEAALVLCHGLGATVQGVVNLFEPVYRHGLAVFAPQAERSRWYPRRASASRSENEPWLSSSVDCVAAALESAAEIGIPAERTVLAGFSQGACVVAEFERRNPDRYGGLAVLSSTFPGTDHELESTVIDGSLAETPVLLGYGADDPHVDPERVAATGRVFERADAAVDERRYPETGHEVTDDEFDATGSMLED; encoded by the coding sequence ATGACGAGAACCGACTCGGGACGCCCGATGGAGTCGGTTTCGGGTCCCCACGCCGGGCAGCCGCTGCTCACGGCCGGTGCGCCGGCGCTCGGCGCCGAGGCCGCGCTCGTACTCTGTCACGGCCTCGGCGCGACGGTCCAGGGCGTCGTCAACCTCTTCGAACCGGTGTATCGCCACGGACTCGCCGTCTTCGCCCCGCAGGCCGAACGGAGCCGCTGGTATCCCCGCCGGGCGAGTGCATCCCGATCCGAGAACGAGCCGTGGCTCTCTTCGAGCGTCGACTGCGTGGCCGCCGCGCTCGAGTCGGCGGCCGAGATCGGCATCCCTGCGGAGCGAACCGTCCTCGCCGGCTTCTCGCAGGGCGCCTGCGTCGTCGCGGAGTTCGAACGACGCAATCCGGACCGCTACGGCGGGCTCGCCGTCCTCTCGAGCACGTTTCCCGGAACGGACCACGAACTCGAATCGACCGTCATCGACGGCTCGCTCGCGGAGACGCCGGTCCTCCTCGGCTACGGCGCTGACGATCCCCACGTCGACCCCGAGCGCGTCGCGGCCACGGGCCGCGTTTTCGAGCGCGCGGACGCCGCGGTCGACGAGCGGAGATATCCGGAAACGGGCCACGAGGTCACCGACGACGAGTTCGACGCGACCGGATCGATGCTCGAGGACTGA
- a CDS encoding VOC family protein, with the protein MNDTDDAPERSGDRARLVGLNHVALEVGDVDEALEYYESLFEFDLRSRSETNAFLDMGDQFIALAETDAAGEEIDDARHFGLVVDDADRVAERLEDLEIDRLDVPGLEFRDPWGNRFQIVDYEEIQFAKADHVLEGMGFGGLEKTDGALEELAEKGLASDSE; encoded by the coding sequence ATGAACGACACGGACGACGCGCCAGAGCGCAGCGGCGACCGCGCCCGACTCGTCGGACTCAACCACGTCGCCCTCGAGGTCGGCGACGTCGACGAGGCCCTCGAGTACTACGAGTCGTTGTTCGAATTCGACCTCCGGAGCCGGAGCGAGACGAACGCGTTCCTCGATATGGGCGACCAGTTCATCGCGCTCGCGGAGACCGACGCGGCTGGTGAGGAAATCGACGACGCTCGGCACTTCGGACTTGTCGTCGACGACGCGGACCGCGTCGCCGAGCGACTCGAGGACCTCGAGATCGACCGTCTCGACGTACCGGGACTCGAGTTCCGCGATCCGTGGGGTAATCGGTTCCAGATCGTCGACTACGAGGAGATCCAGTTCGCGAAGGCGGATCACGTCCTCGAGGGGATGGGCTTCGGCGGGCTCGAGAAGACCGACGGTGCGCTCGAGGAACTCGCGGAGAAGGGGCTGGCGTCCGATTCCGAGTGA
- a CDS encoding RPA family protein produces the protein MSQAELTREVARRVFASEFNDSTYTFKESDDERAPNYALLPTGDRANRVFIVGTLTETEDVGEDSEYWRGRVVDPTGTFFVYAGQYQPEAAAALRDTEPPAYVSIVGKPRTYETDDGTVNVSVRPESIAVVDDATRDRWVVETAERTLDRIEAFEEWEAEQEAPESGSTAPTNEYAQMAREQYDSPVVNYRNNVIQALEQLEDAEGETDDAEASA, from the coding sequence ATGAGCCAGGCAGAACTCACCCGCGAAGTCGCCCGCCGCGTCTTCGCCTCCGAATTCAACGACTCGACGTACACCTTCAAAGAGAGCGACGACGAGCGCGCGCCCAACTACGCGCTGCTCCCGACCGGCGACCGCGCCAACCGCGTGTTCATCGTCGGTACCCTGACCGAGACCGAAGACGTCGGCGAGGACAGCGAGTACTGGCGCGGCCGGGTCGTCGACCCGACCGGGACGTTCTTCGTCTACGCCGGCCAGTACCAGCCCGAGGCCGCCGCGGCCCTGCGGGACACGGAGCCGCCGGCGTACGTCTCCATCGTCGGCAAACCCCGGACCTACGAGACCGACGACGGGACCGTCAACGTCTCCGTCCGGCCCGAGTCCATCGCGGTCGTCGACGACGCCACCCGCGACCGCTGGGTCGTCGAGACCGCCGAGCGAACCCTCGACCGGATCGAGGCCTTCGAGGAGTGGGAAGCCGAGCAGGAGGCCCCCGAGAGCGGCTCGACGGCGCCCACCAACGAGTACGCCCAGATGGCCCGCGAGCAGTACGACTCGCCGGTCGTCAACTACCGCAATAACGTCATTCAGGCCCTGGAGCAGCTCGAGGACGCCGAAGGCGAGACCGACGACGCCGAAGCCTCGGCCTGA
- a CDS encoding replication factor A (Replication protein A protects and stabilize the intermediate ssDNA that is generated by the unwinding action of a DNA helicase at the replication fork. In addition, SSBs prevent the formation of secondary structures by single-stranded template DNA.) yields the protein MSDVRQHADDIHDQFSDHIDVSVDDVEERLTTLVDEYKVPIDEARRSVTNHYLEEAGLEREDISRGGSEAANVEDVDEPEQWIDLTAKVIELWDPRSDSVAQVGLLGDPTGTIKFTKWAKSDLPALQEGAVYELRNVVTDEYQGRYSVKLNSTTVIEELDEDLEVGDDTSEIEGALVDMQSGSGLIKRCPEDDCTRVLQNGRCNEHGEVEGEFDLRIKAVVDDGIDAHEVIFDKEATEELTGLSLEEAKEMAMDALDTTIVADEIHEDIVGTYYRIEGPTFGRYVLADDVEELDGPVDAEQLLIKARSM from the coding sequence ATGAGCGACGTACGACAGCACGCGGACGACATACACGACCAGTTTTCGGACCACATCGACGTCTCCGTCGACGACGTCGAGGAGCGCCTGACCACGCTCGTCGACGAGTACAAGGTACCCATCGACGAGGCACGCCGGAGCGTCACCAACCACTACCTCGAGGAGGCCGGCCTCGAGCGCGAGGACATCTCGCGGGGCGGCAGCGAGGCCGCGAACGTCGAGGACGTGGACGAACCCGAGCAGTGGATCGACCTCACCGCGAAGGTCATCGAGCTCTGGGACCCCCGGAGCGACTCCGTCGCGCAGGTCGGCCTGCTGGGCGACCCGACGGGCACGATCAAGTTCACCAAGTGGGCCAAATCGGACCTCCCCGCACTCCAGGAGGGCGCGGTCTACGAACTCCGGAACGTCGTCACCGACGAGTACCAGGGCCGGTACTCGGTCAAACTCAACTCGACGACCGTCATCGAGGAACTCGACGAGGACCTCGAGGTCGGCGACGACACCAGCGAGATCGAGGGCGCGCTCGTGGACATGCAAAGCGGGAGCGGCCTCATCAAGCGCTGCCCGGAGGACGACTGCACGCGCGTCCTCCAGAACGGCCGCTGTAACGAACACGGCGAGGTCGAGGGCGAGTTCGACCTCCGGATCAAGGCCGTCGTCGACGACGGCATCGACGCCCACGAGGTCATCTTCGACAAGGAGGCCACCGAGGAGCTGACCGGGCTCAGCCTCGAAGAGGCCAAGGAGATGGCGATGGACGCCCTCGACACGACCATCGTCGCCGACGAGATCCACGAGGACATCGTCGGGACCTACTACCGGATCGAGGGGCCGACCTTCGGCCGCTACGTGCTGGCCGACGACGTCGAAGAACTCGACGGGCCGGTGGATGCCGAACAGCTGCTGATCAAAGCGAGGTCGATGTGA
- a CDS encoding magnesium transporter, producing the protein MEELSDVQQAIATSSTPAGEFERLSRRRQREVFFLLPETVQQSLVEDMDREQLRGFVGRLDPDEVADVLGLADEETRTAVLRQLDEDRRERAEYLLGFSSESAAGLMHLDYVTLEIDQGLEAVAQRVQRHESRTGRIPTIFVTEGGELVGELPGQVLAMSDDGPVELRDHVSDTAAVAYDAPDEEVIDVFREHPESSVAVLDDDGTVMGVIYAQDLLRVVEEEATETLYEFTGVQEEESILDGPLSKVRYRYKWLIINLGTAFLAAGAVGFFEDTIAAFTLLAVYMPVVAGMGGNAGTQSMAVTVRGIALEQISLSTGSRAVVNEIIAGAVNGLITGVLVAVIASVFNQSPLLGLVLGVSMVLNLVIAGFFGTIIPLLLEEIGKDPATSATIFITTMTDVLGFFIFLGLAQSVL; encoded by the coding sequence ATGGAAGAGCTATCGGATGTCCAGCAGGCGATCGCGACGTCGTCGACGCCCGCCGGGGAGTTCGAACGGCTGTCGCGACGCCGACAGCGGGAGGTGTTCTTTCTCCTTCCGGAGACGGTCCAGCAGTCGCTGGTCGAGGACATGGATCGCGAGCAGTTACGGGGATTCGTCGGGCGGCTCGATCCCGACGAAGTCGCGGACGTACTCGGACTGGCGGACGAAGAGACGCGGACGGCGGTGCTCCGGCAACTCGACGAAGACCGTCGAGAGCGAGCCGAGTATCTGCTCGGGTTCAGTTCCGAGAGCGCCGCCGGTCTCATGCACCTCGACTACGTGACCCTCGAGATCGACCAGGGTCTCGAGGCCGTCGCCCAGCGAGTCCAGCGCCACGAGTCTCGAACCGGCCGGATCCCGACCATCTTCGTCACCGAGGGCGGCGAACTCGTCGGGGAACTCCCCGGACAGGTTCTGGCGATGAGCGACGACGGACCGGTGGAGCTCCGCGATCACGTCTCCGACACAGCGGCGGTCGCGTACGACGCGCCCGACGAGGAGGTTATCGACGTCTTCCGGGAACACCCCGAGAGTTCGGTAGCCGTACTGGACGACGACGGCACCGTCATGGGCGTCATCTACGCCCAGGACCTCCTCCGCGTCGTCGAGGAGGAGGCGACCGAGACGCTCTACGAGTTCACGGGCGTCCAGGAGGAGGAGAGCATCCTCGACGGCCCGCTCTCGAAGGTCCGTTACCGGTACAAGTGGCTGATCATCAACCTCGGGACGGCGTTTCTGGCGGCCGGTGCGGTCGGCTTCTTCGAGGATACGATCGCCGCGTTCACGCTGCTCGCCGTGTACATGCCGGTGGTCGCCGGGATGGGCGGGAACGCCGGCACACAGTCGATGGCCGTCACCGTCCGCGGCATCGCCCTCGAGCAGATCTCGCTGTCGACCGGGAGTCGCGCGGTCGTCAACGAGATCATCGCCGGCGCCGTTAACGGCCTCATCACGGGCGTCCTCGTCGCGGTCATCGCGTCGGTGTTCAACCAGAGTCCGCTGCTCGGCCTCGTTCTCGGCGTCTCCATGGTGTTGAACCTCGTCATCGCCGGCTTCTTCGGGACCATCATCCCGCTGCTCCTCGAGGAGATCGGCAAGGACCCGGCGACGTCCGCGACGATCTTCATCACGACGATGACGGACGTGCTGGGCTTTTTCATCTTCCTCGGGCTGGCACAGTCCGTCCTCTGA
- a CDS encoding DUF7091 family protein: protein MADRRRLERFLRSKLREAGEQYEQVRGSTNEQLEEAREAYEVARNARSLPSDEEGRAKIVCRRYAERRAAMLDEQFQPACYEDGHPDCEGCAEDVREGRIETW, encoded by the coding sequence ATGGCGGATCGTCGTCGGCTCGAGCGGTTCCTGCGCTCGAAGCTCCGGGAGGCTGGCGAGCAGTACGAACAGGTTCGCGGCTCGACGAACGAGCAACTCGAGGAAGCCCGCGAGGCCTACGAAGTGGCGAGAAACGCCCGCAGCCTCCCCTCCGACGAAGAGGGACGGGCGAAGATCGTCTGTCGCCGCTACGCCGAACGGCGGGCGGCGATGCTCGACGAGCAGTTCCAACCGGCCTGCTACGAAGACGGCCATCCCGACTGCGAGGGCTGTGCGGAGGACGTCCGAGAGGGACGGATCGAGACGTGGTGA
- a CDS encoding CbaC protein, producing MRISKTSLVIVGALLVPVVVELRTALSWFGVELSILESVALAAVFVLAIVVWAVWPPDGDAETEPSGLD from the coding sequence ATGCGGATCTCCAAGACCTCGCTGGTCATCGTCGGCGCGCTGCTCGTCCCCGTCGTCGTCGAACTCCGGACGGCGCTCTCGTGGTTCGGGGTCGAACTGTCGATCCTCGAGTCGGTCGCGCTGGCCGCGGTGTTCGTGCTCGCGATCGTCGTCTGGGCGGTGTGGCCGCCCGACGGTGACGCCGAGACGGAGCCGTCAGGTCTCGACTGA
- a CDS encoding b(o/a)3-type cytochrome-c oxidase subunit 1: protein MRNAYIDQFPAEARLIKAAFWSSFIALAIGGVLGLVQALHRTDVLRFISSADYYTVLTAHGVLLAITFTIFFLVGIFTWAVTTSLERGVVDIRFTWSWYALMVVGAVMAAITIFAGFIESPPEILGSVLSADVLFTFYAPLEAHPFFYLGLALFVVGTWIAGVDWFRTWWAWRDENPDERIPLPAFMVLTTTLFWYICTLGVALSIIVFLLPWSLGIVDSVNPLLTRTLFWYFGHAVVYFWLMPTYIMWYVMLPKFSGGKLFSDPLARVVFVLFLLLSTPLGIHHQYLDPGIAEGYKFIAMTNTMFLLLPSLLTAFTVVASMEHGARQRGGTGRLGWLTALPWRDPVFTGMALSGLMFAAAGFSGMINAGMNINYLVHNTWWIVGHFHLTVGTAVALTFMAVAYWFIPQVTGKELWSRSVGLAQVLLWFVGMTFMSNAMHRSGLFGMPRRTAEPQYNGFEFEPVAGTVAEINAQVALGAVLLTVSLALFLLNMVVTSFNGTSDAIPDNTYAGALSGPEDSPAILDNLKLWTTIAVVLVVFAYTLPLASIVDSGGLFGPGIDGFRLTIAPDAGLLESLGEVVR from the coding sequence ATGCGTAACGCCTACATCGACCAGTTCCCGGCCGAAGCCCGGTTGATCAAGGCGGCGTTCTGGAGCTCCTTCATCGCGCTGGCGATCGGCGGCGTGCTCGGACTCGTGCAGGCGCTCCACCGGACGGACGTGCTCCGGTTCATCAGTTCGGCGGACTACTACACCGTGTTGACCGCCCACGGCGTGTTGCTGGCGATCACGTTCACGATCTTCTTCCTCGTGGGGATCTTCACCTGGGCGGTGACGACCAGCCTCGAGCGCGGGGTCGTGGATATCCGCTTCACCTGGTCGTGGTACGCGTTGATGGTGGTCGGCGCGGTGATGGCCGCGATCACGATCTTCGCCGGGTTCATCGAGTCGCCGCCGGAAATACTCGGGTCGGTGCTGAGCGCCGACGTGCTCTTCACGTTCTACGCGCCCCTCGAGGCCCACCCCTTCTTCTATCTGGGGCTGGCGCTGTTCGTCGTCGGCACCTGGATCGCCGGCGTCGACTGGTTCCGGACGTGGTGGGCCTGGCGGGACGAGAACCCCGACGAGCGGATCCCGCTCCCGGCGTTCATGGTGTTGACGACGACGCTGTTCTGGTACATCTGTACGCTCGGCGTGGCGCTGTCGATCATCGTCTTCCTGCTGCCGTGGTCGCTCGGGATCGTCGACTCCGTCAATCCGCTGCTGACCCGGACGCTGTTCTGGTACTTCGGCCACGCAGTCGTCTACTTCTGGCTGATGCCGACGTACATCATGTGGTACGTCATGCTGCCGAAGTTCTCCGGCGGGAAGCTGTTCAGCGACCCGCTCGCACGGGTCGTCTTCGTGCTGTTCCTGCTGCTCTCGACGCCGCTGGGGATCCACCACCAGTATCTGGATCCCGGCATCGCGGAGGGGTACAAGTTCATCGCGATGACGAACACGATGTTCCTGCTGTTGCCCAGTCTGCTCACCGCCTTCACCGTCGTCGCCAGCATGGAACACGGCGCGCGCCAGCGCGGCGGGACGGGACGTCTGGGCTGGCTCACGGCGCTCCCCTGGCGCGATCCGGTGTTCACGGGGATGGCGCTCTCGGGGCTCATGTTCGCCGCGGCCGGCTTCTCCGGCATGATCAACGCGGGGATGAACATCAACTACCTCGTCCACAACACGTGGTGGATCGTCGGCCACTTCCACCTGACCGTCGGCACCGCCGTCGCGCTGACGTTCATGGCGGTCGCCTACTGGTTCATCCCGCAGGTGACCGGCAAGGAGCTGTGGAGTCGTTCGGTCGGACTGGCACAGGTCCTGCTGTGGTTCGTCGGCATGACGTTCATGTCGAACGCGATGCACCGCTCCGGGCTGTTCGGCATGCCCCGCCGGACCGCCGAACCCCAGTACAACGGCTTCGAGTTCGAGCCCGTGGCCGGGACCGTCGCCGAGATCAACGCGCAGGTCGCCCTCGGCGCCGTGTTGCTGACCGTCTCGCTGGCCCTGTTCCTGCTGAACATGGTCGTGACGTCGTTCAACGGCACCAGCGACGCGATTCCGGACAACACCTACGCCGGGGCGCTCTCGGGTCCCGAGGACTCGCCGGCCATCCTCGACAACCTCAAACTCTGGACCACCATCGCCGTCGTTCTCGTGGTCTTCGCGTACACGCTCCCGCTGGCGAGCATCGTCGACTCCGGCGGCCTCTTCGGGCCCGGCATCGACGGCTTCCGGCTCACCATCGCCCCCGACGCGGGGCTCCTCGAGTCCCTCGGAGAGGTGGTCCGGTAG
- a CDS encoding cytochrome c oxidase subunit II, which yields MNIHTYEKIWLGAAMALIVGFIATITYGAVGPGIAMVDDDGGSIDPGEISDHERFGDTGVEHVGGNEYEVTVVAQAWSYSPSEIEVPAGSEVTFYVTSRDVTHSFSVVGTNVNTMVVPGQISEMTVEFDEPGEYGILCNEYCGEGHHTMEGKLTVVPEDEFDLTELSVEAPDEVEAGNETTINATVQNGMQTDLETTVALEIGDQQYEEAVTVAGDSSETVEFSVDTAELGAGDHDWTVTADGYEESGTLSVVDAAGGGDGSDGGGDGGTGNSSAEGGAGDA from the coding sequence GTGAACATCCACACCTACGAGAAGATCTGGCTGGGCGCGGCGATGGCGTTGATCGTCGGCTTCATCGCGACGATCACGTACGGCGCGGTCGGTCCCGGCATCGCGATGGTCGACGACGACGGCGGGTCGATCGACCCCGGCGAGATCAGCGACCACGAGCGGTTCGGTGACACGGGCGTCGAACACGTCGGCGGCAACGAGTACGAGGTCACCGTCGTCGCGCAGGCGTGGTCGTACTCGCCGAGCGAGATCGAGGTGCCGGCCGGCAGCGAGGTGACGTTCTACGTCACGAGCCGAGACGTCACTCACAGCTTCTCCGTGGTCGGGACGAACGTCAACACGATGGTCGTCCCCGGCCAAATCTCGGAGATGACCGTCGAGTTCGACGAACCCGGCGAGTACGGCATTCTCTGCAACGAGTACTGCGGAGAGGGTCACCACACGATGGAAGGAAAGCTAACCGTCGTCCCGGAAGACGAGTTCGACCTGACCGAACTCTCCGTCGAGGCCCCCGACGAGGTCGAGGCGGGCAACGAGACGACGATCAACGCGACCGTCCAGAACGGCATGCAGACCGACCTCGAGACGACGGTCGCCCTCGAGATCGGCGACCAGCAGTACGAGGAAGCCGTCACGGTCGCCGGAGACAGTAGCGAAACCGTCGAATTTTCGGTCGACACCGCCGAACTGGGCGCGGGAGACCACGACTGGACGGTGACCGCCGACGGCTACGAGGAGAGCGGCACGCTCTCGGTCGTCGACGCGGCGGGTGGCGGCGACGGGAGCGACGGCGGTGGCGACGGCGGCACTGGCAACAGCTCCGCGGAGGGAGGTGCTGGCGATGCGTAA